One window of Magallana gigas chromosome 2, xbMagGiga1.1, whole genome shotgun sequence genomic DNA carries:
- the LOC105333393 gene encoding amidophosphoribosyltransferase isoform X1, which produces MKSGMVDSVGSQEDVGLREACGVFGCVAQGEWPTQLDIAHTIYLGLVGLQHRGQESAGIVTSMGTNDCRYRVKKGMGLVSNVFSEEDLHKLKGNIGIGHTRYSTQGDSDTINVQPFVVETIHGLIAVAHNGELVNAKKLKQKLLKHGVGLSTGTDSELITQLLTHTPECGEPHGANWIGRIKRIMNETVISYSLVIMHDDKIYALRDPFGNRPLCLGKLLSVGSIKDNSVKDQVVDGWVVSSESCSFNSIGAKYYREVLPGEVVELSKTGIKSVYIAPRPNNKPPATCIFEYVYFARPDSIMEGQMVYSVRQRCGRQLAKEAPVDVDLVSTVPDSATPAALAYAAQLGIPYGEVFCKNRYVGRTFIQPNMRLRKMGVTKKFGPLSENIRGRRIVLVDDSIVRGVTMTPIVNLLRAEGAKEVHIRIASPPIKYPCYMGINIPTRKELVANNIQQDKFAEYFGADSLHYLTVEGLQQAVVEGIKGDGLENTGHCVACLTGNYPTDLDW; this is translated from the exons ATGAAATCAG GTATGGTTGATTCTGTTGGCAGTCAAGAGGACGTTGGGCTTAGGGAGGCATGTGGGGTGTTTGGGTGTGTAGCCCAGGGGGAATGGCCCACCCAGCTGGATATAGCCCATACAATCTACCTAGGGTTGGTTGGACTACAGCACAG AGGACAAGAGAGTGCAGGTATAGTGACCAGTATGGGGACCAACGATTGTAGGTACCGGGTCAAGAAAGGCATGGGGCTGGTCAGCAATGTGTTTTCAGAGGAGGATCTCCATAAACTCAAGGGAAATATTGGCATAG GTCACACTCGCTACTCCACCCAGGGCGATTCGGACACCATCAATGTGCAGCCATTCGTGGTGGAAACCATCCACGGACTTATTGCTGTGGCTCATAATGGAGAACTTGTGAATGCCAAGAAACTGAAGCAAAAG TTACTCAAACATGGGGTTGGACTGTCAACAGGAACCGACAGTGAGTTGATAACGCAGCTTTTGACACATACCCCAGAGTGCGGGGAGCCCCATGGGGCTAATTGGATTGGAAG aaTCAAGCGCATAATGAACGAGACTGTTATTTCATACTCGCTTGTCATCATGCATGACGACAAGATCTACGCTCTCAGGGACCCGTTTGGAAACAGACCTCTCTGTCTTGGGAAACTTCTGTCTGTGGGCTCAATCAAAG ACAATTCTGTGAAAGATCAGGTGGTTGATGGATGGGTGGTGTCCTCAGAGTCCTGCTCCTTTAACAGCATCGGTGCTAAATACTACCGCGAGGTGTTACCAG gtgaAGTAGTTGAACTAAGTAAGACAGGCATAAAATCGGTCTACATCGCTCCGCGACCGAACAACAAGCCTCCAGccacatgtatatttgaatatgtGTACTTTGCCAGGCCAGATAGTATCATGGAAG GTCAGATGGTGTACAGTGTCCGACAGAGGTGTGGGCGACAGTTAGCCAAGGAGGCCCCTGTGGATGTGGATCTGGTCAGTACCGTACCAGATTCAGCCACACCCGCTGCCCTTGCATACGCTGCTCAG CTGGGAATTCCATATGGAGAGGTTTTTTGCAAGAACCGTTATGTTGGGAGAACCTTCATCCAACCAAACATGAGACTAAGGAAAATGGGAGTCACCAAAAAGTTTGGGCCCTTGAGTGAGAATATCAGAGGGCGAAGGATTGTTCTGGTTGATGACTCCATCGTCAGGGGGGTAACCATGACCCCTATTGTCAATCTACTGAGGGCAGAAGGTGCTAAGGAG GTGCATATTAGAATAGCCTCTCCCCCTATCAAATACCCTTGCTACATGGGGATCAACATCCCAACACGAAAGGAGCTGGTGGCCAACAACATTCAACAGGACAAATTTGCCGAATACTTTG GAGCAGACAGTCTGCACTATCTGACGGTAGAGGGGCTCCAACAAGCAGTAGTGGAGGGGATCAAAGGGGACGGGCTGGAAAACACCGGGCACTGTGTGGCCTGTCTCACTGGAAACTACCCAACAGATCTAGACTGGTGA
- the LOC105333393 gene encoding amidophosphoribosyltransferase isoform X2 produces the protein MVDSVGSQEDVGLREACGVFGCVAQGEWPTQLDIAHTIYLGLVGLQHRGQESAGIVTSMGTNDCRYRVKKGMGLVSNVFSEEDLHKLKGNIGIGHTRYSTQGDSDTINVQPFVVETIHGLIAVAHNGELVNAKKLKQKLLKHGVGLSTGTDSELITQLLTHTPECGEPHGANWIGRIKRIMNETVISYSLVIMHDDKIYALRDPFGNRPLCLGKLLSVGSIKDNSVKDQVVDGWVVSSESCSFNSIGAKYYREVLPGEVVELSKTGIKSVYIAPRPNNKPPATCIFEYVYFARPDSIMEGQMVYSVRQRCGRQLAKEAPVDVDLVSTVPDSATPAALAYAAQLGIPYGEVFCKNRYVGRTFIQPNMRLRKMGVTKKFGPLSENIRGRRIVLVDDSIVRGVTMTPIVNLLRAEGAKEVHIRIASPPIKYPCYMGINIPTRKELVANNIQQDKFAEYFGADSLHYLTVEGLQQAVVEGIKGDGLENTGHCVACLTGNYPTDLDW, from the exons ATGGTTGATTCTGTTGGCAGTCAAGAGGACGTTGGGCTTAGGGAGGCATGTGGGGTGTTTGGGTGTGTAGCCCAGGGGGAATGGCCCACCCAGCTGGATATAGCCCATACAATCTACCTAGGGTTGGTTGGACTACAGCACAG AGGACAAGAGAGTGCAGGTATAGTGACCAGTATGGGGACCAACGATTGTAGGTACCGGGTCAAGAAAGGCATGGGGCTGGTCAGCAATGTGTTTTCAGAGGAGGATCTCCATAAACTCAAGGGAAATATTGGCATAG GTCACACTCGCTACTCCACCCAGGGCGATTCGGACACCATCAATGTGCAGCCATTCGTGGTGGAAACCATCCACGGACTTATTGCTGTGGCTCATAATGGAGAACTTGTGAATGCCAAGAAACTGAAGCAAAAG TTACTCAAACATGGGGTTGGACTGTCAACAGGAACCGACAGTGAGTTGATAACGCAGCTTTTGACACATACCCCAGAGTGCGGGGAGCCCCATGGGGCTAATTGGATTGGAAG aaTCAAGCGCATAATGAACGAGACTGTTATTTCATACTCGCTTGTCATCATGCATGACGACAAGATCTACGCTCTCAGGGACCCGTTTGGAAACAGACCTCTCTGTCTTGGGAAACTTCTGTCTGTGGGCTCAATCAAAG ACAATTCTGTGAAAGATCAGGTGGTTGATGGATGGGTGGTGTCCTCAGAGTCCTGCTCCTTTAACAGCATCGGTGCTAAATACTACCGCGAGGTGTTACCAG gtgaAGTAGTTGAACTAAGTAAGACAGGCATAAAATCGGTCTACATCGCTCCGCGACCGAACAACAAGCCTCCAGccacatgtatatttgaatatgtGTACTTTGCCAGGCCAGATAGTATCATGGAAG GTCAGATGGTGTACAGTGTCCGACAGAGGTGTGGGCGACAGTTAGCCAAGGAGGCCCCTGTGGATGTGGATCTGGTCAGTACCGTACCAGATTCAGCCACACCCGCTGCCCTTGCATACGCTGCTCAG CTGGGAATTCCATATGGAGAGGTTTTTTGCAAGAACCGTTATGTTGGGAGAACCTTCATCCAACCAAACATGAGACTAAGGAAAATGGGAGTCACCAAAAAGTTTGGGCCCTTGAGTGAGAATATCAGAGGGCGAAGGATTGTTCTGGTTGATGACTCCATCGTCAGGGGGGTAACCATGACCCCTATTGTCAATCTACTGAGGGCAGAAGGTGCTAAGGAG GTGCATATTAGAATAGCCTCTCCCCCTATCAAATACCCTTGCTACATGGGGATCAACATCCCAACACGAAAGGAGCTGGTGGCCAACAACATTCAACAGGACAAATTTGCCGAATACTTTG GAGCAGACAGTCTGCACTATCTGACGGTAGAGGGGCTCCAACAAGCAGTAGTGGAGGGGATCAAAGGGGACGGGCTGGAAAACACCGGGCACTGTGTGGCCTGTCTCACTGGAAACTACCCAACAGATCTAGACTGGTGA